One window of the Allorhizobium ampelinum S4 genome contains the following:
- a CDS encoding DUF1513 domain-containing protein — protein sequence MRGALMDRRHFLKAAGAVYLAGLTAAQAATLTATDAVYASAFRAQDGSFDAALLSEDGRIVARVALPGRAHGLAASASKVAAFARRPGTFVFIFDRQQQVAPVVVNAPAGRHFYGHGHFSPDGKLLYASENDFDNNRGMIGLYDATDRFRRIGEFSAHGIGTHDMSVSDDGSLLIIANGGIETNPDFGRTKLNLDHMQPSLVLADAKTGALIEKHALPEALRQLSTRHIDLDARGRIWFACQYEGPRRDLPPLVGHFRRGEALHWLDLPPDITRGLANYVGAIAVNRREGLVGVTSPNGGLSVTLDTDSGKVLKTASLSEAAGIAPAAHGFATSSYDGRFLDRSEAVNWDQHIIRIG from the coding sequence ATGCGCGGCGCGTTGATGGACAGGCGACACTTTCTGAAAGCCGCAGGTGCCGTTTATCTGGCCGGGCTGACAGCGGCGCAAGCAGCGACCCTGACGGCAACCGATGCCGTCTATGCCTCCGCCTTTCGCGCCCAGGATGGATCATTTGACGCCGCTTTGCTCAGTGAAGATGGCCGGATCGTTGCGCGCGTCGCCCTGCCAGGTCGCGCCCATGGGCTTGCGGCCAGCGCCAGTAAGGTGGCTGCCTTTGCGAGGCGGCCCGGGACATTCGTCTTCATCTTCGATCGGCAACAGCAGGTGGCACCTGTGGTCGTCAACGCCCCGGCGGGCCGCCATTTCTACGGCCACGGACATTTTTCACCCGATGGCAAGCTGCTCTATGCCAGCGAGAATGATTTTGACAACAATCGCGGCATGATCGGGCTTTACGATGCAACAGACAGATTTCGCCGGATCGGCGAATTTTCAGCCCATGGCATCGGCACCCATGACATGAGCGTCAGCGATGATGGCAGCCTGCTGATCATCGCCAATGGTGGCATTGAGACCAATCCCGATTTTGGCCGCACCAAGCTCAATCTCGACCATATGCAGCCATCTCTGGTGCTGGCGGATGCCAAAACCGGCGCATTGATCGAAAAACACGCGCTGCCCGAAGCCCTGCGCCAGCTTTCGACCCGGCATATCGATCTCGATGCGCGTGGCCGGATCTGGTTTGCCTGTCAATATGAAGGCCCCCGTCGCGACCTGCCGCCACTGGTCGGCCATTTCAGGCGGGGCGAAGCGCTGCACTGGCTCGACCTGCCGCCCGATATCACCCGTGGGCTTGCCAATTATGTCGGAGCGATTGCCGTCAACCGTCGCGAGGGACTGGTCGGCGTCACCTCCCCGAATGGCGGTCTCTCGGTCACTCTGGACACCGACAGCGGCAAGGTGCTGAAAACCGCCAGCCTGAGCGAGGCAGCGGGCATCGCGCCTGCCGCCCATGGCTTTGCCACGTCTTCCTATGATGGCCGGTTCCTGGACAGATCAGAGGCTGTAAACTGGGACCAGCACATCATCCGCATCGGATGA
- a CDS encoding imelysin family protein yields MPNARCRILTLALALSLFPLQALPVLAQDATPHATALQTAAVPDVMAKTVDGFIRPGYRNFLDKAKALHSGMNALCASPSEQTVKAAKNGFEQALRAWARIEIVRVGPVIEENRFEHILFYPDRKGLALKQIQGAIASNDDSFTKPEALHEKSVAIQGLGALEYVLYGTGSDILNQADGAFRCRYGAAIAGNIENMAGELSSLWEAPGGIQTAWKQPGPDNDVFRTPSEAVTGLLGILVHGTETVRDERIETFFKGAGGRIAPKQAIFWRSGLTFVSMQENLTGLKQLLNDTGTASLLPEGKRGVIPAINTLADRLIQTTQSMTPDVEAAVGQPDNRKKLVSLLDDSRSMITDLSDGLGGGVGLSAGFSFADGD; encoded by the coding sequence ATGCCCAATGCTCGATGCCGGATTTTGACCCTCGCCCTGGCACTATCCCTCTTCCCGCTCCAGGCCTTGCCCGTTTTGGCGCAGGACGCCACCCCCCATGCAACAGCCCTGCAAACCGCAGCGGTGCCGGACGTGATGGCAAAGACGGTAGATGGCTTTATCCGCCCCGGCTATCGCAATTTTCTCGACAAGGCCAAGGCCCTGCATAGTGGGATGAATGCCCTATGCGCGAGCCCTTCCGAGCAAACCGTCAAAGCGGCGAAGAATGGCTTTGAGCAGGCCTTACGCGCCTGGGCGCGGATCGAGATCGTCCGGGTTGGGCCGGTGATCGAGGAAAACCGCTTTGAGCACATCCTGTTTTACCCGGACCGCAAGGGGCTGGCACTGAAGCAGATCCAGGGTGCCATCGCTTCCAATGACGACAGCTTTACAAAGCCCGAAGCCCTGCATGAGAAAAGCGTGGCAATCCAGGGGCTTGGCGCGCTGGAATATGTGCTCTACGGCACCGGCTCCGACATATTGAACCAGGCAGACGGTGCGTTCCGTTGCCGCTATGGCGCAGCGATTGCTGGCAATATTGAAAACATGGCGGGTGAACTTTCCAGCCTCTGGGAAGCGCCCGGCGGCATCCAGACCGCCTGGAAACAGCCCGGCCCAGACAATGATGTCTTTCGCACCCCATCGGAGGCCGTCACCGGCCTGCTCGGCATTCTCGTCCACGGAACCGAGACCGTGCGCGACGAGCGGATCGAGACATTCTTCAAGGGTGCAGGCGGGCGGATCGCCCCCAAGCAGGCGATTTTCTGGCGCTCCGGCCTGACCTTTGTCAGCATGCAGGAAAACCTGACCGGTCTGAAACAGCTTCTCAACGACACCGGCACAGCAAGCCTGTTGCCGGAGGGCAAGCGGGGCGTCATCCCCGCCATCAATACGCTGGCCGACCGTCTGATCCAGACCACCCAATCCATGACGCCGGATGTGGAGGCGGCCGTTGGCCAACCCGACAACCGCAAGAAACTGGTCAGCCTGCTGGATGACAGCCGCAGCATGATCACCGATCTCAGCGATGGGCTGGGCGGCGGCGTCGGCCTCAGCGCCGGTTTTTCCTTCGCGGACGGGGATTGA
- a CDS encoding di-heme oxidoredictase family protein, with translation MAAAHKRAAAIITGMPNVRLTTATILLLGGALLMGSQLKSSLIAGAFAAELRPDLTPADRIKVNAVTVPTNDFSKAEAFEAMTAGAASSTGPADAKAFTHPLATLSFEQQQQFSLGEALFQKFWVSAPSSTQASDGLGPLFNARSCESCHQRGGRGHPPGPDGDATSMFLRLARPAHTDKEKAAIAALKALNFGDDTYGRQLQDRAVPGLAAEGRLSVTYQPKTVTLAGGETETLRVPTYTIDALGYGPMGADTTLSPRIANPMIGMGLIEAIADEDILANAERQAQAGDGISGTVAKVRDHLTGDIRIGRFGWKAENATVRDQAASALAGDIGISSPDDPRHAGDCTANQPQCLAMPNGVQARLGSVEAPPPVLDLMTFYSETLAPPKRRDVTKPEVLAGKALFYASGCASCHQPKYVTRRNAAYPALSFQLIWPYSDFLLHDMGPDLADGQQVGLASGQQWRTPPLWGLGLTAKVGGRQAYLHDGRATSLPQAILWHGGEAENARNAFASMTPGDRKALITFLESL, from the coding sequence ATGGCCGCTGCCCACAAACGGGCGGCGGCCATTATCACGGGGATGCCGAACGTGCGGCTGACGACAGCGACGATACTCCTGCTGGGCGGCGCTCTCCTGATGGGAAGCCAGCTCAAAAGCAGCCTGATAGCGGGCGCCTTTGCAGCGGAGCTGCGCCCGGATCTCACACCGGCAGATCGTATCAAGGTCAACGCCGTTACAGTCCCCACCAACGACTTTTCAAAAGCCGAAGCCTTCGAGGCGATGACGGCAGGCGCTGCGAGTTCTACCGGTCCCGCCGATGCCAAGGCCTTTACCCATCCGCTCGCCACCCTAAGCTTTGAGCAGCAACAGCAATTTTCCCTCGGCGAAGCGCTTTTTCAGAAATTCTGGGTCTCCGCTCCCTCCTCCACCCAGGCCTCGGACGGGTTGGGGCCGCTGTTCAACGCCCGCTCCTGCGAAAGCTGCCATCAGCGCGGCGGTCGTGGCCATCCACCCGGACCGGATGGCGATGCCACCTCGATGTTTCTAAGGCTGGCTCGACCCGCGCATACCGACAAGGAAAAGGCCGCGATTGCCGCCTTGAAGGCGCTGAATTTTGGCGATGACACCTATGGCCGGCAATTGCAGGACCGCGCCGTACCCGGTCTTGCCGCCGAGGGGCGGCTATCCGTGACCTATCAACCGAAGACCGTGACGCTTGCCGGTGGTGAAACGGAGACGCTGCGGGTTCCCACCTACACTATTGACGCGCTCGGGTATGGTCCGATGGGAGCAGACACCACGCTATCGCCCCGCATCGCCAATCCGATGATCGGCATGGGCCTGATCGAGGCGATTGCCGACGAGGATATTCTGGCCAATGCCGAGCGGCAGGCCCAAGCGGGCGACGGCATTTCGGGAACCGTTGCCAAGGTGCGCGATCACCTGACTGGCGACATCAGGATCGGACGCTTCGGCTGGAAGGCGGAAAACGCCACGGTGCGCGATCAGGCGGCGAGCGCCTTGGCCGGGGATATCGGCATTTCCTCTCCCGACGATCCGCGCCATGCAGGCGATTGCACGGCAAACCAGCCCCAATGCCTGGCAATGCCGAACGGCGTGCAGGCAAGGCTTGGCTCGGTCGAAGCACCGCCGCCGGTGCTGGATCTGATGACCTTCTATAGCGAAACGCTGGCCCCTCCCAAGCGCCGCGACGTGACCAAACCCGAAGTTTTGGCAGGCAAGGCGCTGTTTTATGCATCCGGTTGCGCCAGCTGCCATCAGCCGAAATATGTAACGCGGCGCAATGCCGCCTACCCGGCCCTTTCCTTCCAACTGATCTGGCCCTATTCCGATTTCCTACTGCATGATATGGGTCCCGATCTGGCCGATGGGCAACAGGTGGGATTGGCCAGCGGCCAGCAATGGCGCACGCCGCCGCTCTGGGGCCTCGGTCTCACAGCCAAAGTCGGCGGTCGTCAGGCCTATCTGCATGACGGGCGCGCCACCTCCCTGCCGCAAGCCATTCTCTGGCACGGCGGCGAGGCGGAAAACGCCCGCAACGCCTTTGCATCCATGACGCCGGGCGACCGCAAGGCGTTGATTACGTTTCTGGAGTCACTCTGA
- a CDS encoding imelysin family protein: protein MSRSLMIGAGLALFIASTSFAAPAAKAPEADAVLKHYAELAEAKYQDSLTTAKTLDAAVDALLAKPSKSTLNKARSAWIKARVPYQQSEVYRFGNKIVDDWEGKVNAWPLDEGLIDYVDKSYGTESDTNALYTANVIANTKIKINGEEVDATNLTPDFLANKLQEAGGVEANVATGYHAIEFLLWGQDLNGTGPGAGNRPFTDYDLKNCTGGHCDRRAQYLKSASTLLVSDLQEMVDAWKPEGEATKTLLADPTSGLKAILTGMGSLSYGELAGERMKLGLLLHDPEEEHDCFSDNTHNSHYYDALGIRSAYTGKYTRIDGTKMTGPSLSDLVAAKDKALDKEMKSKLNTTMKAMTALVKRAKSVEHYDQMIAENNKDGNATVQAGIDGLIDQTKSIQRVVAALDLGEVKLEGSDSLDNPSAVFK, encoded by the coding sequence ATGTCTCGATCACTCATGATCGGCGCCGGTCTGGCGCTTTTCATCGCTTCCACCAGCTTTGCCGCTCCGGCAGCGAAAGCGCCGGAAGCAGATGCGGTGCTGAAGCATTATGCAGAGCTGGCGGAAGCGAAATACCAGGATTCACTTACCACAGCCAAGACGCTGGATGCCGCCGTTGACGCGTTGCTCGCTAAGCCTAGCAAGTCTACCCTCAACAAGGCCCGCTCCGCCTGGATCAAGGCGCGTGTGCCGTACCAGCAGTCGGAAGTCTATCGCTTCGGCAACAAGATTGTTGATGACTGGGAAGGCAAGGTCAATGCCTGGCCGCTGGACGAAGGCCTGATCGACTATGTCGATAAATCCTACGGCACGGAAAGCGATACCAATGCGCTGTACACTGCCAATGTGATTGCCAATACCAAGATCAAGATCAATGGCGAAGAGGTGGATGCCACCAATCTGACCCCGGATTTCCTGGCCAACAAGCTCCAGGAAGCCGGTGGCGTCGAAGCCAATGTGGCAACCGGCTACCATGCCATCGAATTCCTGCTCTGGGGCCAGGACCTGAACGGCACCGGCCCAGGCGCCGGCAACCGTCCCTTTACCGATTACGACCTGAAGAATTGCACCGGCGGTCATTGCGACCGGCGCGCCCAATATCTGAAGTCGGCCTCGACCCTGTTGGTCTCCGACCTTCAAGAAATGGTCGATGCCTGGAAGCCGGAAGGTGAAGCAACCAAGACCTTGCTGGCCGATCCGACCTCCGGCCTCAAAGCTATTTTGACCGGCATGGGTTCGCTGTCCTACGGCGAACTGGCTGGCGAGCGCATGAAGCTTGGGCTGTTGCTGCACGATCCGGAAGAAGAGCATGACTGCTTCTCCGACAACACCCATAATTCGCATTATTACGACGCACTCGGCATCCGCTCGGCCTATACCGGCAAATATACCCGTATCGATGGCACCAAGATGACCGGCCCGTCCCTGTCGGATCTGGTTGCCGCCAAGGACAAGGCGCTGGACAAGGAAATGAAGTCCAAGCTGAACACGACGATGAAGGCGATGACCGCTCTCGTCAAGCGCGCCAAGTCCGTCGAGCATTACGACCAGATGATTGCCGAGAACAACAAGGACGGTAATGCCACCGTTCAGGCTGGTATCGACGGTCTGATCGACCAGACCAAGTCGATCCAGCGCGTCGTGGCCGCCCTTGATCTCGGCGAAGTCAAGCTGGAAGGCTCCGACAGCCTCGACAACCCCAGCGCCGTCTTCAAGTAA
- a CDS encoding RsmB/NOP family class I SAM-dependent RNA methyltransferase, with protein MRLGGRLAGAIEVLSDIETRRRPVADALKDWGLAHRFAGSGDRAAIGNIVYDALRMKLSHAYIMDDDSPAALGYAVLLRQWGMAPESLAADLDGDSFAPAPLTQAQSAAFSSRTLEDAPQFVQGDIPEWVVPSFEAVFGADWLREAQALAVRPSLDLRANTLKANRDKVLKALSHTQARPATISPIGIRIEPGEGPSRLPNVTAELGFQKGWFEVQDEGSQIVSALVEPGEGHQVLDFCAGGGGKTLAMAAAMGNKGQVHAYDSDRKRLAPIIERLKRAGTHNIQVHDRVAALQSLTGRFDKVLVDAPCTGTGTWRRRPDTKWRLTDRNLQERIEQQQQALTEAATYVRSGGELIYVTCSVLPEENDRQIEAFTAAHPQFSPMPMLERWTGLFGGSVAKPISAHGKSLTLSPAATDTDGFFFCRMVKA; from the coding sequence ATGCGTTTGGGCGGACGGCTAGCCGGGGCAATAGAAGTTCTGAGCGATATCGAGACACGCCGCAGGCCAGTGGCCGACGCCCTGAAGGATTGGGGCCTGGCGCATCGCTTCGCCGGATCCGGTGATCGCGCCGCCATAGGCAATATCGTCTATGACGCCTTGCGCATGAAGCTTTCCCACGCCTATATCATGGATGACGACAGCCCTGCCGCCCTCGGCTATGCCGTATTGCTGCGGCAATGGGGAATGGCCCCCGAAAGCCTTGCAGCGGACCTTGATGGCGACAGCTTTGCTCCGGCACCGTTGACGCAGGCACAGTCGGCAGCCTTTTCCAGCCGAACGCTGGAGGACGCACCGCAGTTTGTCCAGGGTGATATTCCTGAATGGGTGGTTCCATCCTTCGAAGCCGTGTTCGGAGCCGACTGGCTGCGCGAGGCGCAGGCGCTGGCCGTGCGTCCCAGCCTCGATCTGCGCGCCAACACGCTGAAGGCCAATCGCGACAAGGTCCTCAAGGCGCTGTCGCATACGCAGGCAAGACCTGCCACCATTTCTCCCATCGGCATCCGCATTGAGCCGGGTGAAGGCCCGTCGCGCCTGCCGAATGTCACCGCCGAGCTTGGCTTCCAGAAGGGCTGGTTCGAGGTTCAGGACGAAGGATCGCAGATCGTCTCGGCGCTGGTCGAACCGGGAGAAGGTCACCAGGTGCTGGATTTCTGTGCAGGCGGCGGTGGCAAGACGCTGGCCATGGCAGCCGCCATGGGCAACAAGGGCCAGGTGCATGCCTATGATAGCGACCGCAAGCGGCTGGCGCCGATCATCGAGCGGCTGAAACGGGCAGGCACACATAATATCCAGGTCCATGACCGGGTTGCCGCCCTGCAATCTTTGACTGGACGGTTCGACAAGGTCTTGGTCGATGCCCCCTGCACCGGCACCGGCACCTGGCGTCGCAGGCCCGACACCAAATGGCGGCTAACCGACCGCAATTTGCAGGAGCGGATCGAACAGCAGCAACAAGCGCTGACTGAGGCTGCTACCTATGTCCGGTCCGGCGGCGAGCTGATCTACGTCACCTGCTCGGTGCTGCCAGAGGAAAATGACCGGCAGATCGAAGCCTTCACCGCCGCCCATCCGCAATTTTCGCCGATGCCGATGCTGGAGCGCTGGACGGGGCTGTTTGGTGGTTCAGTCGCCAAGCCCATCTCCGCCCATGGCAAAAGCCTGACCTTGAGCCCTGCTGCAACCGATACCGACGGATTTTTCTTCTGCCGGATGGTCAAAGCCTGA
- a CDS encoding septal ring lytic transglycosylase RlpA family protein: protein MAAAITSLVAFSPLQAFAANGCGGASWYALYSRTASGERMNPTTFTAAHKSLPFGSKVKVTNRNNGKTVVVRINDRGPFIKGRVLDLSKAAAADIGMVGSGTAKVCYELIG from the coding sequence ATCGCAGCAGCTATTACCTCTCTTGTTGCTTTCAGCCCTCTCCAGGCCTTTGCAGCAAATGGTTGCGGTGGCGCTTCCTGGTATGCGCTATACTCGCGCACTGCTTCCGGCGAACGGATGAACCCTACGACCTTTACAGCCGCTCATAAGTCATTGCCCTTCGGCTCCAAGGTCAAGGTCACCAACCGCAACAACGGCAAGACAGTCGTGGTGCGGATCAATGATCGCGGTCCGTTCATCAAGGGCCGGGTTCTCGATCTGTCAAAGGCAGCCGCCGCCGATATCGGCATGGTCGGCAGCGGCACAGCCAAGGTCTGCTACGAGCTGATCGGCTAG
- a CDS encoding SDR family oxidoreductase — protein sequence MRLMIFGAGYSGKAIGQHFIQQGIPVSGTTRSPAKAKALSDLGIEPLVFDGQRLSDEIIQAMACATHVVQSIAPGSDGDPLLRLTQGALKTWMPKVQWLAYLSTVGVYGDHQGAWVDEDTVCKPVSVRSKERVEAEQAWGRAALAAGVPLSTLRLSGIYGPGRNGLVNMAEGTARRLVKKDQVFNRIRVEDIAAATWFLAGRNEQGIFNITDHEPAPPQDVVAEAARLMEVEPPPEQAFETAELSPMARSFYGENKRVMNAKVRALGFAFAYPDYRVSLSQLWSSGRWRG from the coding sequence ATGAGACTGATGATTTTTGGCGCCGGATATTCCGGCAAGGCAATTGGCCAGCATTTTATCCAGCAGGGCATTCCCGTCAGTGGCACGACGCGCTCACCGGCCAAGGCCAAGGCTTTGAGCGATCTCGGCATCGAACCGCTGGTTTTCGACGGCCAACGTCTTTCAGACGAGATCATCCAGGCCATGGCCTGCGCCACCCATGTCGTCCAGTCGATTGCTCCTGGCAGCGACGGCGACCCGCTGCTGCGGTTGACGCAGGGCGCGCTGAAGACATGGATGCCTAAAGTGCAATGGCTGGCCTATCTATCGACCGTCGGCGTCTATGGCGACCACCAGGGCGCTTGGGTAGATGAAGACACGGTCTGCAAACCTGTCTCGGTGCGCTCCAAAGAGCGGGTGGAAGCCGAACAGGCCTGGGGAAGAGCCGCGCTTGCGGCAGGTGTGCCGCTCTCGACACTGCGGCTGTCAGGCATTTACGGGCCGGGTCGCAATGGTCTTGTCAACATGGCCGAAGGCACGGCCCGGCGTCTGGTGAAAAAGGATCAGGTGTTCAACCGGATCCGCGTCGAAGATATTGCCGCCGCGACCTGGTTTCTGGCCGGGCGAAACGAACAGGGGATCTTCAATATCACCGACCACGAACCCGCCCCGCCACAGGATGTGGTGGCAGAGGCTGCCCGGCTGATGGAGGTCGAGCCGCCGCCGGAACAGGCCTTCGAGACAGCCGAGCTGTCGCCGATGGCGCGGTCCTTTTACGGTGAGAATAAGCGGGTAATGAATGCCAAGGTCCGGGCACTGGGCTTTGCCTTTGCCTATCCCGACTACCGGGTTTCTCTCAGCCAACTCTGGTCTTCAGGCCGCTGGCGGGGGTAG
- the queG gene encoding tRNA epoxyqueuosine(34) reductase QueG — MAKEGSPERTAEKAKARAAKLSAFIRQEAADKGFDLCRITGPQSIPQAPARLMEFVDAGYHGTMAWMEETRERRGDPKVLWPQVRSIVMFGLNYGPETDPRALQAQPNKAAISVYARNRDYHDIIKGKLKEIATRFAARAGEDVKVFVDTAPVMEKPLAAAAGLGWQGKHTNLVSRDYGSWLFLGSLFTTAELELDAAERDHCGSCRACLDACPTAAFPAPYQIDARRCISYLTIEHKGVIDRDLRPAFGNRIYGCDDCLAACPWNKFAAQTREIKLQAREDLMAPDIAFFLTLDDPGFRSHFSGSPVKRIGRDRFVRNVLIAAGNSGLSTLITPCLDLLADASPDVRGMAVWALSRLMEPQAFGALAHYRENEPDSDVRAEWIAAGVTP; from the coding sequence ATGGCAAAGGAAGGCAGCCCGGAGCGGACGGCAGAAAAGGCCAAGGCGCGGGCCGCAAAGCTTTCCGCCTTTATCCGCCAGGAAGCAGCGGACAAGGGTTTTGACCTCTGTCGGATCACCGGGCCGCAGAGCATTCCCCAGGCACCTGCCCGGCTGATGGAGTTCGTGGACGCTGGCTATCACGGGACCATGGCCTGGATGGAGGAAACGCGCGAGCGGCGCGGCGATCCGAAAGTGCTGTGGCCGCAGGTCCGCTCCATCGTGATGTTCGGCCTGAATTACGGCCCTGAGACCGATCCGCGCGCTCTACAGGCGCAGCCCAACAAGGCGGCGATTTCCGTCTACGCCCGCAACCGTGATTATCACGACATCATCAAGGGCAAGCTGAAGGAAATCGCCACCCGCTTTGCCGCCCGGGCCGGTGAGGATGTAAAAGTCTTTGTCGATACCGCCCCTGTCATGGAAAAGCCGCTGGCCGCTGCTGCCGGGCTTGGCTGGCAGGGCAAGCATACCAATCTGGTCAGCCGCGATTACGGCTCCTGGCTGTTTCTCGGCAGTCTGTTCACCACGGCCGAGTTGGAACTGGACGCAGCGGAGCGCGACCATTGCGGCTCCTGCCGCGCCTGTCTCGACGCCTGCCCGACAGCAGCCTTTCCGGCCCCCTACCAGATCGATGCCCGCCGCTGCATCTCTTATCTCACCATCGAGCATAAGGGCGTGATCGATCGCGATCTGCGCCCGGCTTTCGGCAACCGGATCTATGGCTGCGACGATTGTCTGGCCGCCTGTCCCTGGAACAAGTTCGCAGCGCAGACGCGGGAGATCAAGCTTCAGGCCCGCGAAGACCTGATGGCACCTGACATCGCCTTTTTCCTCACCCTTGACGATCCAGGCTTCCGCAGCCATTTCAGTGGCTCGCCGGTCAAGCGGATCGGACGTGACAGGTTTGTGCGCAATGTGCTGATCGCGGCTGGCAATTCGGGACTGTCAACGCTGATCACGCCCTGCCTGGACCTGCTCGCCGATGCCTCACCGGATGTGCGTGGCATGGCAGTCTGGGCGTTATCGCGCCTGATGGAGCCGCAAGCCTTTGGCGCTCTCGCACATTATAGAGAGAATGAGCCTGATAGCGATGTCAGGGCGGAATGGATAGCAGCCGGAGTGACCCCATGA
- a CDS encoding glutathione S-transferase family protein, with protein MPTLYHHPMSTTSRFVRLILSEYGFQADLVEEQTWEKRREFLTLNPAGTLPVYVDDNMRTLCGCTVISEFLDETHGVLKRDRRLLAEDPFQRAEIRRLVDWFLQKMEQDVTRPLARERVFKLQIPNGLGGGAPDSKVLRTARGNIRQHMKYLSWLAGSRTWLAGDRLSYGDLAAGAAISVLDYLGEIDWAESPIAKDWYQRLKSRPSFRPLLAERVRGLTPVSHYADLDF; from the coding sequence ATGCCCACTTTGTATCACCATCCGATGTCAACCACGTCCCGCTTTGTCCGATTGATCCTGTCGGAATACGGTTTTCAGGCAGATCTGGTCGAAGAACAGACCTGGGAAAAGCGCCGGGAATTTCTCACCCTCAATCCCGCCGGCACCCTGCCCGTCTATGTCGATGACAATATGCGTACGCTCTGTGGCTGCACGGTCATATCGGAATTCCTGGACGAAACCCATGGCGTGTTGAAGAGGGACCGTCGGCTTTTGGCCGAAGACCCCTTCCAGCGCGCCGAAATCCGACGGCTGGTGGACTGGTTCCTGCAAAAGATGGAACAGGACGTCACCCGGCCACTGGCCCGTGAGCGGGTATTCAAATTGCAGATCCCCAACGGGCTTGGTGGCGGCGCACCGGATTCCAAGGTGCTGCGCACCGCCCGTGGCAATATTCGCCAGCACATGAAATATCTGAGCTGGCTGGCTGGCTCGCGCACCTGGCTGGCGGGTGACCGGCTCAGCTATGGCGATCTTGCTGCCGGTGCGGCGATATCGGTGCTGGATTACCTTGGCGAGATCGACTGGGCGGAATCACCGATTGCCAAGGACTGGTATCAGCGGCTGAAATCGCGCCCGTCGTTCCGACCGCTGCTGGCCGAGCGGGTGCGTGGCCTCACCCCTGTTTCCCACTATGCGGATCTGGATTTCTGA
- a CDS encoding undecaprenyl-diphosphate phosphatase, whose protein sequence is MEDQSIVSALLLGLIEGLTEFIPVSSTAHVLLAGHFLGFKSPGNTFAVLIQLGAILAILAVYIQKLLGIALSLPSNPKSRHFVLAVLVAFLPAAIIGALAHDFIKAVLFETPMLICVMLILGGVILLWVDRMTFKPRYTDVMDYPLSLALKIGLFQCLAMIPGTSRSGATIVGSLLMGTDKRSAAEFSFFLAMPTMLGAFVLDLYKNRNALSMDDGLLIGVGFLAAFISALFVVRGLLDFVSRRGYAPFAWWRIAVGVVGLIGLLVWG, encoded by the coding sequence ATGGAAGATCAATCGATCGTCAGCGCCCTTCTTCTCGGTCTTATCGAGGGTCTAACGGAATTCATCCCGGTGTCTTCGACGGCGCATGTGCTGTTGGCCGGTCATTTTCTCGGCTTCAAATCGCCCGGAAACACCTTTGCAGTGCTGATTCAGCTCGGTGCCATTCTTGCTATTTTGGCTGTCTATATCCAGAAATTGCTGGGGATTGCGCTGTCTTTGCCCAGCAATCCTAAAAGCCGCCATTTCGTCCTGGCTGTGCTGGTGGCTTTCCTGCCCGCCGCCATCATTGGCGCGCTGGCCCACGACTTCATCAAGGCCGTGCTGTTTGAAACCCCGATGCTGATCTGCGTGATGCTGATCCTGGGCGGGGTGATTCTTCTGTGGGTTGATCGGATGACGTTCAAGCCCCGCTATACCGACGTGATGGATTATCCGCTGTCACTGGCTCTGAAGATCGGCCTGTTCCAGTGCCTGGCGATGATTCCCGGCACATCACGGTCGGGCGCAACCATTGTCGGCTCGCTGCTGATGGGCACAGATAAGCGTTCGGCCGCCGAATTTTCGTTTTTCCTGGCGATGCCGACCATGTTGGGGGCCTTCGTGCTGGATCTCTACAAGAACCGCAATGCGCTCAGCATGGATGACGGCCTGCTGATCGGCGTCGGCTTCCTTGCGGCGTTCATTTCGGCGCTGTTCGTGGTGCGTGGACTGCTCGATTTCGTCTCCCGCCGCGGCTATGCACCCTTTGCCTGGTGGCGGATAGCCGTCGGCGTCGTGGGCCTGATCGGCCTTCTGGTCTGGGGATAA